ATTCCTGCCGTTTATGCCATCTGCCCATTAGTCACTCAGTAACTGTCTCGGTTATTAGATCAACTGTTGGATATCAtggtgcttgtgttcaagtaacccttattttacttttattacagtgtattgttataattgttttgtttcattatcagttattgttgttaatcccTTACTATGTCTAGTTTATAAATTAATCTTTATCATAGGTACATAAGGAAAAACATATATAGGTTTGGTACTATCCActgtttcaggcatccactgggggtcttggaacaaaTCCCCTGAGGATAATAGGGTACTACTGTAATTTCTTCCATTTACTTGTCTGTATGTTTTTAAACTGTAGTTTGACATGAAACCATACATGTAGTTTTTgcattcctcatttttttctaaatccagCACCTTAGACCGCTTGGCCACACTACCACactcattttttcttaatatgtaaCGTTTCCCCATgttattaaaaattctttgtattattttagatAGCTGCGTAGTATTACATCTTAGAGCCTATTATAACTGAAGTCTTTCTTTTACTGTTAGAAACTTAGGaggtttccagttttttgttaTGCTGTGATAATGGTATCTTTTTTGCATGAATCATTTACCTTTGAGACTATTTCCTTAGGCTATACTTAGGGAAATCTCATTATTTTACCTAAGGGAAagtagttttatggtttttagaTGCAAATTTCAGAATTGCTTTATAGAAAAGCTGTCAGTTCATAATTTAACCAGGAGTATATAAATGAATCCATTTTGTCGAACTCTCACTACTAAATactatccatttaaaaatattccatttcttttttctttatagcatttgTTCAGTGCTCAGCACAGGAGTTTGACCAGACAGAGTAGACGTCAAATATGTACCAGCAGTTTGATGGAGCGTTTCTTACAGGATGTACTGCAGCACCACCCATATCACTGTCAAGAGAGCAGGTAAAGTAGTTGATTGGAATAATATTTATACGTAGTTATATGTTACAGTGGGTGTTTGTGTTCATGTCCCAATCAACACTTTAAGTGAATCTTTGAATCAAGGAATATAAAGTGAAATTTTAGTAACtttcatttgcaattttaaatttttcttagcttaaGTAAGAAATTTCACTATAGAAGATATGGACTacattatgtttttttcctaaataaaagtCTTAGGCTAATAAATAATTGTATATCATGAAGATGTTTTGTAAGTATGTTATAGGATTAAGCagggggaaaaggaggaagaaatagtttttatctgtttgtttgtttgttttttctgaggtggagtttcgctcttgttgcccagggtagagtgcagtggcatgatctcagctcaccgcaacctccacctcccaggttcaagcaattctcctgcctcagcctcccgagtagctgggattacaggcgtgcgccaccacgcctggctaattttttgtatttttattagaggcgaggtttccccatgttggtcaggctggtctggaactcccgacctcaggtgatccacccagcttggcctcccaaagtgctgagattacaggtgtgagccaccgcacctgcaaAATAGTTTTTGGAAGGTTAGCAACAGAAAATCTGATGACAAAAGCAGAGTAAGGACAATCAAGTCAAAACTGAGTCAGTTCCACATTAATAGAACTCTTTGCTAATTCTGAGTAAAAGAGATATCAAAAAGAATTGGGTTTTTAAATAATCTGTCTTTATTTTGATAGCTTTTCTTGTCTCCAtttgttttagttgtttttaataaaagtaattattttgatAACATTTAAGAGTTAATGCCCtatgttaaagaaaaacattggTAGAAAATCAGATTAAATACTGTGGTAAGTTTTTAGCTCCAGCTGTACAAGATAAGGTAAAAATAGATCATTAGCACATCTGTGCAGAATTAACTGAGATGTGCACCAATTAGTAGAAAAAGAGATAAACTTCTTTGCCTTGCAGATCACTAACATAGACCTTAGaaatggcaaaaatattttaatggggAAAAGTTAGAGGAAAACAAGATGATTTCTTAGCTGATGGGAAGATAGAATTAGCCTATCCTGGGGTCAGTAtaaatttccagtttttttgtttttttttgagacggagtcttgctctgtcacgatctcagctcactgcaacctccgccttcctgattcaagcaattcttcctgcctcagtctcccgagtagctgggattagaggcacacatcaccacgcctggctaatttttttgtatgtttagtagagactgggttttgccatgttggccaggctggtcttgaactcctgacctcagatgatctgcccgccttggcttcccaaagtgctgggattacaggcatgagtcaccgtgcccagctccaTTGTATAAGTCTCATGAGCAGTGCTTCAGCAAACATGTTTTCACatgaaactgtttcttttttgttttgttttgtttttttgagacagagtctcactctgttggccaggttggagtgctatggcatggtcttgggtcattgcaacctccatctcccggactcaagcaattctcctgcctcagcctcccgagtagctgggattacaggcatgtgccaccatgcctggctaatttgtgtatttttagtagagatgggtttcaccatgttggccaggctggtctcaaactcccgacctcaggtaatctgcccacctcgccctcccagagtgctgggattacaggcgtgagctactgcgcgcGGCCACATGCAACTATTTCTATGTTATATCTTGCTAGAATTTGAAGTTCTGGGTCAGAGTTTATGgaccttaaaaatgtttttttaattttttttaaaaattttttaactttcctttttggaataatttcaggcTTACAAAAATGTTGCAAAACGGGTACAAGAAGTTCTTGGATCACCTTCCCCTGGCTTTCTCAAATATTAAATCCAAAATAACCCCagagggccaggagtggtggctcacacctgtaatcccagcactttgggaagccaaggagggctgatggcttgaggtcaggagttcaagaccagcctggccaacatggtgaaacccctgtctctactaagaatataaaaattagctaggcatgttggcacatgcctgtagtcccagctactcgggaggctgaggtagaatagTTCCTtgaactgtactccagcctgggtgacaaagctagactccatcttaaaaaaaaagattaaaaaaaaaaaaaaaccacagtacAATGATAAAAACCAGGAAACTACAAATGcagtaggaggattacttgactacgggagttggaggctgcagtgtacTTTGACCTCCCCGCAGCCCGTGAATAggtgcatccagcctgggcaacaaagtgaggcctgTCCTGgcctctaaaaaaaaacaagccccaagctggacgcagtggctcacacctataataccaccactttgggaggccgaggcgggcggatcacctgaggttgggagtttgagaccagcctgaccaacatggagaaaccctgcctctactaaaaatacaaaaaattagctgggcatggtggtgcatgcctgtaatcccaggtactcaggaggctgaggcaggagaattgcttgaacccgggaggtggaggttgtggtgagtcgagattgtgccattgcactccagtctgggcaacaagagtgaaacttcgtctcaaaacaaacaaacccaaagcaAAATCTCCCTGAACCCTGCTCAGAGGGagccaattttaaaaacacaaaaaccagaaACCAAGAAATTACATTGATACCATACTAACAGCTAATCTATAGACCTTGTTTAAATTTTGTTGGTTGTCTTAACTCATGTCCATTTCTTGGACCAGAAGCCAATCCAGAATCACACATTGCATTTTGTTGTCAGCATCTCCTTAGTTTTCCTTTATCTTAAATCGttcctcagtttttctttgtttttaagaccATGATACTTTCTTTATAGAGTACTGGCCAGTTAATTTATGGGATAGCCTTCAATTTTTGTCTGTCTGATATTTTCTTATGATTAAACTTTGGTCATGCATTTTGGGCACGAATATCTTAGAATCGATGTTGTGCCCTTCTCAGTGTGGAATCAGGGGACACATAATGTTGCCCTATCATTTGGGTGATGTTAGCTTGAGCCACTTGATTAAGGTACTACTGTCTGCCAGGTTACTCCACTGTGAAGTTACTGTTTTTCCTAATTCATAAGGATCGGTATGGGGAAGAACTTTGAGACTGAGTAAATACCCTGTTTCTTATCTTACTTTTGCCCACTTATTTTGTGCAGCCATTAATGATTCTTTAATCAAAATTCTACCATAAAGAAGATCTTGttctttcacttatttattcaagtatttaatatttatttatatcattgtagactcatggatatttcttttattctatggGTTTTAATTTGTTactagttattatttattttgttgctcacaTTGTGTATGGACATTTGAAATCCTTGCTAGACACTTCCTAGAAGGCTATACCAATTTATACTCACACCAGCAGCATAAGAGAATGCCGATTTCCTGTCACTGTTGCTAACCCTGGGATTATCAGCTTCTTTTTTCCCTACCAAAATAATGGGCCAAAAATGTGTAGATATACATACTGATAATCCCATATTATCTATTTTCAGGTAGAacttttttgtgtattcattggCCATATTTTATTCTATGATATGTTTGTTAatatactttgcccatttttctattgagttatttgtatattttggctTTGTAAGCAATATTTGAGTATGAGTAATAtcctttgtattttaaatgtgttacagattttttttcgGAACCCAGTTGTTTGTCTTTTAACTGTATATGTTATTCTTTATCATACAGAGattaaaatttttgatttaatCAGATGTAAGGAGAATTTTTCTTTACGGCTTCTTTTATGCCTTTTTCTTCATGCCTTTGTTTTTCGTTTTAAATACTTGTAATCATCTTGGAGTTTCTTTGTATATGTGGTGTGAGGCAGGACTTCTTGTATCTCTCATTATCCCTGCTGATATAAAATGTCACCACCTGTGTCATAACCTGAGTTcttgtatttgtgtatatgtgtgtatgtagatCTTTTTGCATATCattttgtttccttgattttaaaaaaatcacatgccaatagtacattattttattatatatgtataaactttCTAACTTACAggatttatgatttaaaaaaatttcctttctgtTCTCCTCTTGTCTAGAcattgtaaattttttattttagctttcctGAAAGTCAgctcttgctttatttttgttttgtcttcattaattttttccttttcttaatgtATTTCATCTACCTTCTTATGGGGGCAATttggttgttatttttttcatcttaaatTGGATGCCCAGTTGTATTTATGAATTCTTTTCTTAATGGAAGTATTTAAAAGTATGACGTTTTTATTTTGGCCATATctcatagtttttatttcttttagataatttaaaaaatattttctttttagcgcaagagtttttctttttagctcaaGAGTTTAGctgttttttgttcgtttgtaggtctcactctgtggcccaggctggagtgcagcgtgtgattatagctcactgtagtctcaaagtcctgggctcaagtgacccacctgcttcAAACtctcgagtatctgggactataggcatgtaccaccatgcctggcttattttttaaaatttttgtagaaacaggatctcattatgttgccaaggctgttctcgaactcttggcctcaagtgatcttctcacttGAGTCTTCCAAAGtgaggggattacaggcatgaaccaccacacctggccaaaagagTGGTTTTTAATCTTTAATGGTTAGCTTTTTagagagctttttttttgttgtgtagTTACAAATGATGTGTTAAATGTGGATTATGATTTAATTGTTAaacatattatacacacacaaatacagatgCAGATCAAAGCATCCAGATGGCAGTTCATGACCTTCTTGGGATTTTACAAACTGTATGATTTTATGAttctaccttcttttcttttctcccttttctttcttttcttagctACATGTTgcaaaattggttttattttgagaatGTTGTGGTAGTCCTTAAGACAAATGAAGAAGTCTAGGGTTCTGAAGAACTAGAGTAAAGTGGTTGTTGCACTGCAATGTCATTGTTGAGAAGTATGAAAAATTAGGATTGTTTTTTGCTGCATCACAATACTTTGGATGCCGggttaacttttttattttccaaattcaaaattaatattaagGCAATCAATTTATATGAGAAAGATAGTAACAGTAATACTTAggctaaaataaaattgcatatgGCTGACACATGTGCATGTTCTCTTAGACAAATGACATCTCAAATTGGAaaaattcaatacatttttagctgtttatttttaatttttataggcTGTTTTTATAAACAAACAGTTTCAGATTAATGGAAACATTGAGGAAATAGTACAGAGTGGGCCTATAATGCTCTCTCACCCAATTTCTCTATTATTAACgttaatgtggtatatttgttacaagtAATGAACTGATATTAGTAAAGTCCATGGTTTATTCAGACTTCTTAGTTTCTACTTAAACTAAGTTTTCTTAAACTaagatttccttagttttactagtttttctgtttcagaatcacatccaggataccacattacattcACTTGTAATGTCTCTTTAGGTctctcttggctgtgacagtttaatctttttttttttttttttttttcttaagtctagATGTGATGATACTTACCTCCttgaattgttattattttttatgtgtctgcCTTCTGCAGCTACTTGAATGGTCTTTAAGAGGCAGCTCAACTTTTTTTGAATTTGCCTTAgtacctagcatagtgcctgtAACGCAGTAGTAAGTCCTTAGTAGGTGGTTGTTACGTGAATGAATGTTTGCCTGACTTTAAGAATTCAggctaggccgggcacggtggctcaagcctgtaatcccagcactttgggaggccgagacgggcggatcacgagatcaggagatcgagaccatcctggctaatacggtgaaaccccgtctctactaaaaaatacaaaaaactagccgggcgaggtggcgggcgcctgcagtcccagcgactcgggaggctgaggcaggagaatggcataaacctgggagtcagagcttgcagtgagctgagatccggccactgcactccagcctgggcgacagagcaagactccgtctcaaaaaaaaaaaaaaaaaacaagagttcaGGCCATGGCAATATCATTAGGTCAGCTGGTTATATACATGAAAGAGCAGTCCCTGAAATGCTTTGGTTAAACATGTTGTCTTGATACTGATAGAAGAGATTCATAGACTGATTTTAGATACGAAAAttttgggtctttttaaaaataatggaatttaaattttgaatggGAAATGCATATACATAGACATAATTCACAGGGCACGTTCAAAAGTAAGTCTTCTTAAATTGCTGCCATCCTGTAATCACTTCACTAGAGGTAACACGTGATACCTCTAGACTTCTACAGTTGTATGTGCCATTCTCTAGATATTCTAAGtgcattattttttcccttctattttacataaatggtaGCTTTCTGTGTACCCTTGCTTTTCACTAACAATGTTTATAGtaattggtttttatttgtatgtatagaggtgttttattatttttaaaaaccacattgtATTCCATTAAATACCATTAATTATTTAACCAGTACCCAGTTACTGAGTATTCAGGTTGATTCTAGTCATTTGCTATTACTCCTCCCTCCTCTCAAAAGTAGCAGTAAGTATTCTTGTACATGCCTCATTAAACCCATGAGAAAACCAAAAGTGGAATTAGAGGTCAGAGGGTATGtacattcttaattttaatagacATTGCAAAATTGCTTTTTGTAGAGGTTACAAATCTACATAGAGGTTAACCAGTAACCGTTAACTGATCTATATTCCTGTGAACAATGTATTAAAGTGCCTTCGTTCTTACACCCTCACCAAAACATTGTGTTAAgattaataatagctaacatttgtgaatgcttactatgtgtcgagctgtttcttcattttaatgctCCTTACATGTAACAATTAATTTACTCATCAAAACAATCTCATGAGGGAAAATAGTGTAAGATTCcctttttttggaggcagaaacTGAAGCATACAAAGTTAAGTAACATATGTCAAACTTTTTGCTGTTACTACTCtgataattgaaaaataatatatgattttatttgattAATCATTCATGTTTAGGGGCCATTTGTATTTCAGTAGCAATTGGTAGCACCACCTCCACCTTCTGCAGTAATTCCCTCCCCGCAGTCCATGCAGTGTTCAGCCTGTGGTGACTGCCTGGATTCCTTGTCCTTTAAGGATAGTCCAGAATAGAAAGCAAATAACGTTTATTATGcctctcttttaatattttaaacagataTTAGAATATGTTTATGAGTCTCCCCCCTTTCTTTTTAGTTCAACACAAGATGAGACACATGTGAATACTGGGTCATCATCTGAAGTGGTGCATTTGGATGATGATTTttctgaagaagaagaagaggatgaGGATAAGATTGAGGATGAGGATGCTACTGAAGAGAGACCCTCCGAGGCTTCAGAACCTATTGAAGAGTTACATTCCAGACCTCATAAATCTCAGGAAGGCACACAGGAGGTTTCAGTTCGACCATCAGTTATTCAAAAACTGGAGAAGGGACAGCAGCAGCCCTTGGAGTTTGTTCATAAAATTGGGGCCGGTGTGAAAAAATGTAATCTAGTAGATATTGGTCAGGCTACAAATAATGGAAGCAACTTGGTACGCCCGCCAGTGATTTATAATGCTCCTGCTAGTTGTTTATCTGAAAGCTCTAATGATAGACCAGTTACAACTAATACAACTGGTTTACCGGCAGCAGCTCATTTGGATTCAGTTAGCAAATGTGACCCAAACAAAGTTGACAAATACCTTGAACAGCCAGACGGGGCCTCTAGAAATCCTGTGCCATCATCCCATGTAGAAACTTCTTCATTTTCACATCAGAAACCTAAAGAATCAAATAGGAAATATTTACGCATGAATTCAGATAAGTTGGTTTTGTGGAGAGATGTAAAATCTCAGGGTAAAACTTTGTCAGCTGGCTTGAAATTCCAGGAACGCATGGGTACTAAGGGCTCCTTAAGAGTTAAATCTCCTTCCAAATTAGCAGTAAACCCGAATAAAACTGACATGCCTTTGAATAAAGGAATCTTTGAAGATACTATTCCAAAGCACCATGAGGAATTCTTTTCTAATATGGATTGTACCCAAGAAGAAAAGCACTTGGTTTTTAACAAGAAAGCCTTTTGGGAACAGAAGTGCTCAGTGAGTTCTGAAATGAAGTTTGATTGTAGCTCTCTTCAGTCAGCATCTGATCAGCCCCAAGAGACTGCACAAGACATAAATCTTTGGAAGGAGGAGCGAATTGACCAAGAAGATAACTATGAATCTAGAGGTTCAGAAATGAGTTTTGATTGCAGTTCCTCTTTTCATTCACTGACTGACCAATCTAAAGTGAGTGCCAAAGAAGTAAACCTTTCCAAGGAAGTATGTACTGATGTACAGTATAAGAATAATACATCTTATGTTTCTAAAAGAAGTTCTGATTGCGGTGACATTCTTCACTTGGTTACGAACCAATCCCAAATGACTGTTAAAGAAATAAGTCTTCAGAATGCAAGGCGTATTAGCCTGGTTGACCAAAGCTATGAATCTAGTGATTCTGAAACAAATTTTGATTGTGATGCTTCACCTCAGTCCACTAGTGACTACCCTCACCAATCTGTAAAAGAAGTAAGCCTTTCTAAGGAAGTGCACATTGGTTTGGTTGATAAGAACTATGGTTCCAGTAGTTCTGAAGTAAGTGCTGATTCTGTTTTCCCACTGCAGTCAGTGGTTGACCGACCCCCGGTGGTTGTCAGAGAAACAAAACTTCGGAAGAAGGCTCATTCTGGCTTGGTTGATAACTATGGATCGAGTTGTTCTGAAACAAGTTTTGATTGTGATGTTTCTCTTGAGTCAGTAGTTGATCATCCCCAGCTGACTGTCAAAGGAAGAAACCTGAAAGGTAGACAAGTCCACCTAAAACATAAGAAGCGTAAACCCAGTAGTGCTAAAGCACGTTTTGATTGTGATGTCTCACTCGGGACAGTTGCAGATGAATCCCAGAGGGCCGTTGAAAAGATAAATCTTCTAAAGGAGAAGAATGCTGACCTTATGGATGTGAACTATGAATCCCATGGTCTTGTAATGGGTTTTCACACCGGTGCTCAGTTAGTGGCTGACCAGCCTCAAGTAGCAGAAATAGAGCCTCAGAAAGTGGATGTTGACCTTGAGAATAAGCGTGTTCAGTCTAGCAGTTCTTCTCTAAGTTCTGATTCTCCGGCTTCTCTTTATCATTCAGCTCACGATGAGCCTCAAGAAGCTTTGGATGAAGTAAATCTTAAAGAGTTAAATATTGACATGGAAGTTAAGAGCTATGATTGCTCCAGCTCTGAGTTGACTTTTGATTCTGACCCGCCTCTTCTGTCAGTTTCTGAGCAGTCTCATCTGGATGCTGAAGGAAAAGAACGGCACATTGACCTGGAAGATGAGAGCTGTGAGTCAGATAGTTCTGAAATAACTTTTGATTCTGATATTCCTCTTTATTCAGTAATTGACCAACCTGAAGTAGCTGTTTATGAGGAAGAAACTGTTGATCTGGAAAGTAAAAGTAATGAATCTTGTGTTTCTGAAATAACTTTTGATTCTGATATTCCTCTTCATTCAGGAAATGATCTCCCTGAAGTAGCTGTTAAAGAAGTAATTCAGAAAGAAGAGTACATTCACTTAGAAAGGAAGAATGATGAACCCAGTGGTTCTGAAATAAGTTTGGATTCCTATGCCCCTCGTCATTCAGTGACTAATTCTCCCGAAGTAGCTGTTAAAAAGCTAAATCCTCAAAAAGAAGACCAGGTACActtagaaaataaggaaaatgaaccTATTGATTCTGAAGTAAGTTTGGATTATAATATCATTTTTCATTCAGTGAGTGGACATTCTGAAgatcccattaaaaaaataaaccttcaCACAAAAGAGCACATGTACTTAGAAAATAAGAGTGGTTTTGAAACAAGTTTGGATTCTGATGTCCCTCTTCGGCCAGCGACTCACAAACCTGAAGTAATTGTCAAAGAAACGTGGCTTCAAAGAGAAAAGCATGCTGAATTCCAAGGTGGAAGTGCTGAATTCAGTGGTTCAAAAACAAGTTTAGATTCTAGTGTCCCTCATTATTCAGTAACTGAATCTCAAGTAGCTgttaacaaaataaacagaaagaagcaaTATGTTCTAGAAAACTATGATAAATGTAGTGGTTCTGAAATAATTTTGGATTCTAATGTTCCACCTCAGTCAATGACTGACCAAACTCAGCTAGcttttttgaaggaaaaacatGTTAATCTGagagacaaaaacaataaatcagGTGATTCTGAAATAACTTTTGATTCTGAACAACTTCAGGAAGCGGTTaaaaaaatagaccaatggaaggaAGAGGTTATTGGCCTGAAAAATAAGATTAATGAACCTAGTACTTCTAAATTAATACATGATTCTGATGTTTCTGTCCAATCTGTGGCTGATCAACCCAAAGTAGCTATTAAACATGTAAACCTTGAGAATGAAAACCATATGTACTTGGAAGTTAAGAACAGCCAATATCGTTGTTCTGAAATGAATTTGGATTCTCGTTTCTTGGTTCAGTCAATAGTCAATCGACCTCAAATAACTATTTTGGAGCGGGACCACATTGAGCTAGAAGGTAAGCACAATCAACGTTGTGGTTCTGAAATAAGTTTTGATTCTGATGACCCTCTTCAGTCAGTGGCTGACCAGCTGAGAGAAACCGTTAAAGAAATAAGCCTTTGGAAGGATGAAGAAGTTGACATGGAAGATAGGAATGAAGCTAAGGGTTTTGAAATTATGTATGATTCTGCTGTTCTTCAGCCAGTGGCTGGCCAACCTGAAGGAGTAGTTAAGGAGGTCAGTCTTTGGAAAGAGCATGTTGACTTGGAAAATAAGATTGTCAAACCTACCAgtactaaaataaattttgattctCATGAACCCCTTCTGTCTGTGACTAATAAAATTCAAGgggtgaataaagaaataaatcttttgaGGGAGGAACGTGTTTGTCTGGATGATAAGGGCTATGTGCCCAGTGATTCTGGAATAATTTATGTTTCAAATATCCCTCCTCAGTCAGTGATAAAACAACCCCAAATTTTGCAAGAGGAGCATGCCAGTCTGGAAGATAAGAGCAGTATTTCTTACAGTCCTGAAGAAAGTTCTGATTCCAGTGACTCTTTCCAGGCAGCAGCAGATGAGCTTCAAAAATCTGccaaagaaataaatctttggaAGGAAGACCATATTTATCTGGAAGATAAGAGCTATAAATTAGGTGATTTTGATGTAAGTTATGCTTCTCATATTCCTGTTCAGTTTGTGACCGACCAATCTTCTGTGCCTGTCAAAGAAATAAACGTGCAAAAGAAGAATCATAATAATCTAGAAAGTAAGAACTGTGAAGTCTGtggttctaaaataaaatgtgattcttGTGGTCGTCTTCAGTCAGAAGTTGACCAACCTCAAGT
This region of Theropithecus gelada isolate Dixy chromosome 12, Tgel_1.0, whole genome shotgun sequence genomic DNA includes:
- the ZDBF2 gene encoding DBF4-type zinc finger-containing protein 2 isoform X1, whose amino-acid sequence is MQKRQGYCSYCRVQYHNLEQHLFSAQHRSLTRQSRRQICTSSLMERFLQDVLQHHPYHCQESSSTQDETHVNTGSSSEVVHLDDDFSEEEEEDEDKIEDEDATEERPSEASEPIEELHSRPHKSQEGTQEVSVRPSVIQKLEKGQQQPLEFVHKIGAGVKKCNLVDIGQATNNGSNLVRPPVIYNAPASCLSESSNDRPVTTNTTGLPAAAHLDSVSKCDPNKVDKYLEQPDGASRNPVPSSHVETSSFSHQKPKESNRKYLRMNSDKLVLWRDVKSQGKTLSAGLKFQERMGTKGSLRVKSPSKLAVNPNKTDMPLNKGIFEDTIPKHHEEFFSNMDCTQEEKHLVFNKKAFWEQKCSVSSEMKFDCSSLQSASDQPQETAQDINLWKEERIDQEDNYESRGSEMSFDCSSSFHSLTDQSKVSAKEVNLSKEVCTDVQYKNNTSYVSKRSSDCGDILHLVTNQSQMTVKEISLQNARRISLVDQSYESSDSETNFDCDASPQSTSDYPHQSVKEVSLSKEVHIGLVDKNYGSSSSEVSADSVFPLQSVVDRPPVVVRETKLRKKAHSGLVDNYGSSCSETSFDCDVSLESVVDHPQLTVKGRNLKGRQVHLKHKKRKPSSAKARFDCDVSLGTVADESQRAVEKINLLKEKNADLMDVNYESHGLVMGFHTGAQLVADQPQVAEIEPQKVDVDLENKRVQSSSSSLSSDSPASLYHSAHDEPQEALDEVNLKELNIDMEVKSYDCSSSELTFDSDPPLLSVSEQSHLDAEGKERHIDLEDESCESDSSEITFDSDIPLYSVIDQPEVAVYEEETVDLESKSNESCVSEITFDSDIPLHSGNDLPEVAVKEVIQKEEYIHLERKNDEPSGSEISLDSYAPRHSVTNSPEVAVKKLNPQKEDQVHLENKENEPIDSEVSLDYNIIFHSVSGHSEDPIKKINLHTKEHMYLENKSGFETSLDSDVPLRPATHKPEVIVKETWLQREKHAEFQGGSAEFSGSKTSLDSSVPHYSVTESQVAVNKINRKKQYVLENYDKCSGSEIILDSNVPPQSMTDQTQLAFLKEKHVNLRDKNNKSGDSEITFDSEQLQEAVKKIDQWKEEVIGLKNKINEPSTSKLIHDSDVSVQSVADQPKVAIKHVNLENENHMYLEVKNSQYRCSEMNLDSRFLVQSIVNRPQITILERDHIELEGKHNQRCGSEISFDSDDPLQSVADQLRETVKEISLWKDEEVDMEDRNEAKGFEIMYDSAVLQPVAGQPEGVVKEVSLWKEHVDLENKIVKPTSTKINFDSHEPLLSVTNKIQGVNKEINLLREERVCLDDKGYVPSDSGIIYVSNIPPQSVIKQPQILQEEHASLEDKSSISYSPEESSDSSDSFQAAADELQKSAKEINLWKEDHIYLEDKSYKLGDFDVSYASHIPVQFVTDQSSVPVKEINVQKKNHNNLESKNCEVCGSKIKCDSCGRLQSEVDQPQVSYKEADLQKEEHVVMEEKTGGPSDSEMMYDSDVPFQIVVNQFPGSVKETHLPKVILVDLVPSDSDYEVISDDIPLQLVTDPPQLTVKDINCINTECIDIEDKSCDSFGSEVRCSCKASTPSMTNQCKETFKIINRKKDYIILGEPSCQSCGSEMNFNVDASDQSMTYESQGPDEKMAKYIDSEDKSCGYNGSKGKFNLGDTSHRTTHRLQKARKEAKLRKDPRNAGLKGKSCQSSASAVDFGASSKSALHRRADKKKRSKLKHRDLEDVRCEPDGFEMNFQCAPPLLSDTDQPQETVKKRHPCKKVSFDLKEKNRDSQSSCVPKADSVRNLKKAKDVIEDNTDEPVLEALPHVPPSFVGKTWSQIMREDDMKINALVKEFREGRFHCYFDDDCETKKVSLKGKKKVTWADLQGKEDTAPTQALSESDDIVCGISDIDDLSVALDKPCHRHPSAERPPKQKWRVASQRQTAKISHSTQTSCKNYPVMKRKIIRQEEDPPKSKCSRLQDDRKTKKKVKIGTVEFPASCTKVLKPMQPKALVCILSSLNIKLKEGEGLHFPKMRHHSWDNDIQFICKYKRNIFDYYEPLIKQIVINPPLNVLVPEFERRNWVKIHFNRSNQNSSAGDNDADGQGSASAPLIAVPARYGFNSRQGTSDPSLFLEESKILHAHEVPKKRNFQLTFLNRDIVKISPKSVRNKFLESKSKKKIHGKKVTTSSNKLGCPKKVYKPIILQQKPRKASEKQSIWIRTKPSDIIRKYISKYSVFLRHRYQSRRAFLGMYLKKKKSVVSRLKKVKRTAKVLLNSSVPPAGAEELSSATANPPAKRPVPVRASCHITRRKKRSDESYHGRKRSPAGPVRAYDLRSSSCLQQCERRMTRLANKLRGNEIK